ATGGCTTAGAAAATTGTTCATCTAGAGTCTCCTCAAGAGCCAGGAAAACGAAGTCGAGTCTGGCTTTTTGAGGATGTATGCCATATTCTATCAAAAAACTCGGTGAGTACTTtgcaaaattaatttgcaagCATGCTTTTTtgatataaggaaaaaaaagacttgCTAGTCATGTATTGACACTTTATGAATTGTTTATCAAGGAACTGGAAAAGTCAAAGCCATAGTCTTGCAATATGGGGACCATAGAACAATGCACTTGAATGGAGAGTCATTCACAAACATGACTAACTTAAGATTGCTTGATGTCCGTGCCATCCACCTCTCTTCTGGGTTTAAGCACCTTTCAAATGAACTACGCCTACTTACATGGGACAACTACAATCTTAGGTCATTTCCACCAAGTTTTCTTCCGAAGGATCTTGTCAAGCTCCATATGCAAGATAGCCTCCTTTGCAGCCTCTCGAGAGGGGAAAAGGTTGGAATTAGTGCTCATGCATATCTATGCTTCATCAAACGCTTTATTATGTTTAAGAAGCTAATAAAATTGTTCAACCAATTTTTTATAGATGCAGGTTTTAGAGAAGTTAAAAGTTATCAACCTCAATGGTTCCGAATTATTCATGGAGACTCCAAACTTCATATATGTCCCAAATCTAGAGAGGCTAATTTTCAAAGGTTGCAAAGCATTATCTCAAGTTCATCCTTCAATTGGAAATCTAGAAAGACTCTGTCTACTTGACTTGGGCGAATGTGAAAACCTCACAGGACTTCCAGATAGTGTAGGTAATTTAAAATCTCTCAAAGATCTTAATCTCTCTGGATGTTCAAATCTTGAAGAGTTGCCTGAGAGCATTGGGGGCTTAGAGTGCTTAGAGGAGCTTGATATTAGTGAAACTGTCATTACACATCTCCCATCCAGCTTGACGTCCTTAAAAAATCTGCGAAAATTACGCTTTCATGTTAGTAAAGGAAGGCaacaaaatttttgaaggaCACTGATGCGTACGCTGAGAAAAGCTCTGAACTCTAGACGTCCGCGGTTGCCTTCATTTTCAGAGCTATCCTCTTTGACAGAGTTGTATATGAGTGGTTGTAATCTTCTAGATGGAGAAATTTCCAGTGATATTGACTGCTTACCCTCGTTGAGGTCTTTAAACCTAACCCAAAACAGTTTTACCACCATAACTGCAAGCATCGAACATATCTCTGACCTGCAATCTCTCATAATAAATCGTTGCAAAAAGCTTGAAGTGTTACCAAGACTCCCAGAAAGCACAATGGTTGTGGCGGCTGAGGATTGCCTCAGGTTGGAAAGGATATCAAACCCATTCATTATATGCACAGCACCTGACTCGGGATTTTACTTCCTTAACTGCTCCAGTTTGCTTCCTCAAGATCTTGATTTAACTTTGCAGCAAAAGTACTCCTTATCATTGCTTCATTACATCTTTTGCTGTTCCACAAATTCTTTTTGGGGAACTTATGTGGTGTCTCCATGTCTGCAATGTGAAATACCCGAGTGGTTCGGCTACCAGGCAGTTGGACCTTCGTTGAGCATAGACATGCCCCCTGATTGGCATTATGATAGCTGGAGAGGATTTGCCATTTGCGAATCTTTTAAACGAATCAACTGCAGCCCCTGTCAAGACCTGGAAAATGACCACTTCATTTTCTGCGGGTTTCATGCTGATGGAAATCAGCTAGGTACCTTATTTAGGTTTCCCATCAGATTTGTCAATTCAAGTTGCCTTTGGCTAGGTTATGTGTCAAATACTCAATTTCCATGTGATACAAATTGGGAGACAATGTCAAACCACATTGTCGCTTCATTTACGATCACCAACCCTGGGTTAAAGGTGGAAAAGTGTGGCGTTCATCTAGTTTACGAGCTGAGTGCAATAATATTTAATGATCTTTTAGTCAGGTAGTGTAGCTCATCGCCTAGGGATTGGGATAGATTCTACCATGAGATTGAATCACAAAGGGAGGTCGCGAGTGCCTACAGAGATTCCACGGGTCAATTCCTGTACAAAGTGAATGAAGATGTAATGAGCTGTGGGGTCCGTGAGCATCTATCTCACCCTCATATAGACTGTTATTTACTCATGGACTACCAATTTATGGTTTGGTTTCAATCACTCAATGAACAACTGTCTCGTCATGATTTGAATTCAAGGTAATTACTACTAGATTTGATCAATTGTCGGGGCTTGGTTTAGACCTTTCGAAATCCAAATAGACAATGAAAACTCATGTCAATCCTAACCTGAAATTCTAAAATATCACCACTGGCGCCAGCATCTCCAAAATAATCAGGGGAATAAATTTTGCTGGCTTTTGCATTTTGCTTTCTCACCATAACAAAATCTTTCTTACAGGTTCTCCAAGGACCGTCAAATGTGGTTGGCGCTCTTGGATTTCGTGAAGAAAATTCCACTTGCATTGTAAgtgaaatctttgtttttgagaaaCTTATGCCACACTTTAATACTAGAATGTATATCTTGTTCAAAtactaatttcacttttttaaccttttggacgaattcataattttcaatttttctactGACTATATTTTACTTTGACTATTTTCTCTGAAATTACGGTTCCATATACAAATTGTAATGTATTGGTAATCTACAATTGGAGTTTTAGGCAAGACTAAAACTAAAACCCTCTCCCTGTAATTCAGTCAATGGAATGAACTCCCACAATCTCTTCCCTAGCTGCCAACACCATTTCGGATTTTTGTCGACAAGTGTCTGTAAACCtgtacgttttttttttttttttaagagtagGAGAATTTAAATATGGCGAGTTctttgatctctttctttagcttttgtatttacctttttttcctttgcatacTCATCAAGGGATATTGATAtgtctataaaatcatctcTTTCCAGATTTGTTGAAGAATATGGTGTCCTCGAGTAACCTCCAGGACTTCAACAAGTGTTCGATGATGATTCCGATTGAAGGTAATCGTTACTAGATTTGATCAATTGCCGGGCCTTGGGTTAGACCTATCGAAATCCAAATAGACCATGAAAACTCATGTTAATCCTAGCTAAAATTCTAGAATATCACCAGTGGCACCAACATTTCCAAAATAATCaggggaataatttttgctgGCTTTTGTGTTTCGCTGACTTACCATAACAAAATCTTTCTTAGAGGTTCTAGAAGAATCATCAAATGCGGTCATCTCTTTCCAGATTCAAACCAAGCTATTACAAGAGTATAATGGATGTCACTAAGCAACATCTTGAACCTTGCTGCTACCGTCTGTTTATGTCCGCTCTTTTGAAAATCAATATTAATTCAAGATGAGTGCCATTGTTGAgaatgtcttgagtttgagctgAGATACCCCATCTGAATAGCTTTGTAAGTTTAATTGGTTTTCTAAATTGAGTAGGTTTCCTATAATGGGTTTTATGTACAAATATTACATATATTAGAAATGGAATTCTATTCGATTATTATACAATAAGAGGTATGTTTGAATTTTCTCTCTGAATTTTCTGAATGagttatttgtgaaaaaaaatgtGAGATAACAATTAATGGTTTGCTTTGATTGAGCTTAAGGGCTGAAAAACACTTGAGTGGTCAAACAATGGTAAGTTCTATACTTTTCAGATTCATAGTGGATTTATTGGTAGTTGGCTCTTTTTGTAAAGTATGTACTGATATTCAAACCGAATTATATAAATCTCTAGTGATCTTATTAttctttattgatttttttggtaatttctttttcttgcattaaACTTGAATTGCAAAATCCGTTAGTTGTGTGTTATTTTCACGATATAGTTGTCACTAATCTCCCGAGGTGAGATCTCTAAGAGAGATGGCTTGAATGGTTGTACTCATGAGGTGGTGCCTACGATTAACGTTGATTCTCCTAAGCTTTATTGATTataacttgattttcttttttaattacttaGTTTAATTTACTTAGAAGTCACCACTGACATATAATGGATCGGTTATGAATAGTGTAAGAAGAGGGAAGTCACCCTATTATTATGTATTGAAGATTCACAAGCCTGGGAACTTCATTCCATAACGTTCTTTTAGTGccttattgttgacacctaaattttcccattttttgtttagtatttAATTGTCTACAGATTATGAATTagccactaaaaaaaaaaaaaacaaacaaagcaaacaaaaaaaaaaaaagaaaacaaaaagaaaaggcaaaaacaaaaaaaaagaaaaagaaaaaaacatggaAGGGGCTGAGCCCGTTTTCCctcttggcccggcccacgtTAGCCTCTGTCCTCCTCCACCTTGTTTCGCACGCGAAACCTGCAAAAGGAGGCAGCGGCAACACAGAGGGGCATCGGAGAGACCAGACAGAGAAACGGGGAGAGggagaccaaaaaagaaaaagaaatacacaGACCAAGCACAAGGgaactcgagagagagagagagagagttcgaggTGAAGCGGCGGcattgccgccaccgccgctgccggCGGGAGCGGCGCTCGACCGACGCCGACTTCGCCGCTGCTCGACTCAGCAGCCCCCTCTCTGAGCGATGCCTCCTCTTGCCGTCCTCCTGCCCTACGCCCATCCTTCGCGCCGTTGCCGACGAAGCGCCAGACATCCGCTGTTACCGTCGCGCCCCGCCTCGAAGCCTGAAGTCGCCGCTCCTGCGCCTCTGCCCGCGACGACCCACCGCCTGCAACCCAACGTCGGCAACCGAGCCACCAGCCTCACCACCGCCGCGCCCTCGAGGTCGCGACGCCACCTCTCGCTGGTCTCGCTCCGCCTCGCTCCGCCCACGACCCGCAGCAGCCGAGCCCCGACGATCTGCTGTTTCCGTTGCTGGACGCCGCACCGCTGTTCTGCTAGCCACACCCGCGGTTTCAGCTGCTCGTTGCCTCCCTGCTGCCCATCCGAGGAGCGTTCGAGCTGCCGCCCTCGTCCCCCGACGCCGTCCAAGCCGCCACCGTTGATGTTAGACCAACGCTGACCGCCGCCGTCCCCAAAAACCAGATCTGAAGCAGAGGCGCCGCGTGGAAGAGTCAGATCCAGCAGTAGCAGACGGAGAAAGAGAAAtcggggaaggaggaggagccaTCGGTGCGGCCCGACGCCGTCGCCACATCAGACCTCCTGCCCGTCGCCATCCGAACCGCCGCCACCCTCCGTCCCAACGAGCTGCTTGCTGACCGTCGCCGAACCGCCGCcttcctgctgctgctgccgccgtccgccgcccaCCGCGTCTCCGCCGCCGAGACACCGACGTGAgaagaaaccctagggtttcagCCACGAACCGGGTCGCGCCGGGTCGGACCGGAGCCTccaatcgggtagggttttgggtgaatttgggcttttgggcttatgtttttttttgggcttgtgggcctatttattttaaaagaggGGGTGACCTTGTGGGCTTATGGGCCTGTTTGTTTTAGAAGAGAATGTGACTTTTTGGGCTGGGCCCACGCTTCGGGCCCAACCTCCCAATTCGAGTCGACTCGGGCCGAACCAGGTTGGGTCGGACCCGACCCGGTCCggtccaaatttttatttttatattatttttaaattttaatatatctttaaaacaattttgaaaatccaaaaaaattattgaaaaattatcttttttaaaacaatttcgaaaatccaaaaaaagaaaaaaaaattaaaaaaattaaaaaattaattatttttattaatttaaaaaaaaaaaaaaaaaaaattaaaaaatttaaaaaattaaaattttcgaaaatccaaaaatgataggatttagttaggaattgctatatcttgctttcttagtgtaattagacatttatttgcTCACATATTGATTATgtcgtatgtttaatttgcatatttaattatgtttggtTGCACGCGTTTAAtcttattgcaattaggatcttggtagttatgattattactttaatgattgcacgcttgcatgatcacctcacatgttagtggataaatataaaatcaatccaaattgcctgtcaaaaatcattttgttaaaatgaacaagattaggtaccgaaagggcactaattggttaattagtgtaatcaagtccccgaacctaaattctctggttgcgtaggaagtgaggcacgctcccatgcctcacttggtttctagccgaccccaataggctagtggcgactccttttatgcaaaatttcttaagaatatcccaacgtcacgcggggtatgagcttgggagagctcgcgcctgatcatgggccttaggcccgtcctttgggcaatacccctaaacctgttccctccccccgaggggtaggtcgcgacagcttggtgactccgctggggacttggttttaaaccttagaggatttaaaccaaaattaatcttgttcaaaagtatttttgtttggcagcgaggattcagTACGCCCTAACATtgtaggtgttaaatgttcttacaaaatgggaggtataaggggaagtgtttgctcacctttgtcttgcagggaAATgtgggaatgtatggtttatttttatgtaCGGAGTGTTGTTTgcctataaattgttgtgcatgtattctctgcattgcactacaccatggcacacacaacctgccgccggacctgggccgcataggatcacttaggatggtgttgaggtggataccactccgactacaatcgcgtagtacgagtcgcccaccttaaccccgaaatttctttcttcacgtcaaaggtacccaccccggtcTGCAACCGTGCGACAtgggtcggttctttgacgaagccggagtcatgggtaacccgacccAGCCACGaccttgttggttcagtccggtgatcccatggctccattttgggccgtatagagtagaaatcgaaccacatttcatgtgcatgtctatgtaatttgaaaaaaaaaaaaagcatgagacaaaggtcggcacccattgtaagtatcatttccctttttatttgcttattttgtattgctttttcatcttgaaatttgc
The window above is part of the Eucalyptus grandis isolate ANBG69807.140 chromosome 6, ASM1654582v1, whole genome shotgun sequence genome. Proteins encoded here:
- the LOC104451567 gene encoding disease resistance-like protein DSC1 isoform X2 — protein: MRTLRKALNSRRPRLPSFSELSSLTELYMSGCNLLDGEISSDIDCLPSLRSLNLTQNSFTTITASIEHISDLQSLIINRCKKLEVLPRLPESTMVVAAEDCLRLERISNPFIICTAPDSGFYFLNCSSLLPQDLDLTLQQKYSLSLLHYIFCCSTNSFWGTYVVSPCLQCEIPEWFGYQAVGPSLSIDMPPDWHYDSWRGFAICESFKRINCSPCQDLENDHFIFCGFHADGNQLGTLFRFPIRFVNSSCLWLGYVSNTQFPCDTNWETMSNHIVASFTITNPGLKVEKCGVHLVYELSAIIFNDLLVR